Genomic segment of Syngnathus acus chromosome 10, fSynAcu1.2, whole genome shotgun sequence:
AATGAAATTAGGGTACTTATGTCGGGTTAAAAATGAGATTAATTGTAATTAGTAATCTGGTGAATGGCATAAGGATTGGTGTTTGGATGTGGCCAAATATCTCCATTGGGCAGCTCTGTGGTGTGTTCAGCACCCTGTGCCATCATTTCCAAGGTCAGCGTAGCGGGAGCGAGCATATCCCTCATGCGGTACGACTGAGTGAGGCGACGAAACGACGAAGCATCTGAGAGCGAGAGTTCGTCATTGTCGTAGAGGTCTTCCGTGAGGTCCTTGTGCTCTCTGCTCGATGCTTTCAGCTCATCGTGCAGATCTGACACAAGTTCTTTCACGTCTTTCACCAATGTGGAGCGTACTCCAAAGAGACAGAGCAGGAAAACCAGACCGGCACAGATCCCGGAGACGAAATACAGAGCCACTCGCTCAGGCACACCTGAAAAGGAAAGCAGGTATATCACAAATTACTGTTGACTACATGCAactgtaaaatgaaataaataaggaAGTGAACCACCAAAATGGAACCCAGTTTGGTCTGAACGTAAATACCTGCAGATGTTGCTGCACCACTGAGATTTTGaattaggttttttttccccaagcgTCTTAATATCTCATTCATATGACATGCTTTTGCAACATGCCCCAAGGATCATGAATTAGAGCACATTCCCTGACCTCTGGTGGTGGACATGCCTTATCAAAATGAACCACTGCTCAGCCCACACGCTTCCACGGAGACAGTTCCCAAGGCTTTCCAGAAACCCAATAATTTTTGTATAAACAATTGAAAGGTCAGTGTTTCTTAACATAATATACTACAATGGTGTGATAATACACATAGGATCCTCAGGAATCAATTTTAATTGTAACATTTATCATAAAAACACATCATCCTTTTATATTTGCTGTTGAATTATCACAAGGGATGGTGTATGACTggattatttaattatattaacAAGTTAATATCAGATTTAAGTAGCGCCTTCTGAGGGTCACATCTTGATAATGAATCATCAATTTAATAATACTGTCACCCCCATtccccgacacacacacggcaAAAATCAGAGTCctaaaaaattaaacatttgtttACCTCTGTTAGAAACTTGGTGAGCAAGCCACATACAGTAAAATGTGATGTTGAATCAGTCCCTAGTTTTTCATAAACAGCATACTAAATCAGATACCGAGAACACCACCTGATATGATAAATCAGTGCACATACCCAACATTTTTTCTACCATCTCCAGAAAGTTGGTTAGTAGCACATTTTGAGGCCTGTAGGTGGGGCCAGTGTACCATCCACCTGCAGGTGAAAAGGGGCCTAGGCTCAGACGCCAATCAAAGTGTGTGCTTCCAAAAACTTGAATGCAGCAGTGTAGTAGTGGTATAGCAGTTTACACTCACCATGTGTGTAGTCTGAAATCATGAAAGGATCTGTTCTGCCTCTTCCGACGTTTTCCAAAAGATACCTGGGCActagatagataaataatcTGTTTAGTCATGTGCTGTGAGAAAAAGGTTGGAAAACACTGATCCATAAACACTTTATGTCTTGGTGGAGGTAAAGCATCATGTGCAAGTATCAGTGACAAAAAGCATGCATTAAATGACAGTTGGCTTCTCACCACAAGTGTAGGACACTCGCAGGTGTTTCCTGGTGTCGGGGAAACACGGGTCCCCAAAGGTTTGAGTGTCAACCAGCACTGAACAGTTTGCTCGACCGTGACATCGACGAGAAACCCTCCTCAGAGCGGATGCCGACAAACACTCTGAAATGCACAATTGTAGCGCTTTCACCAGTAGTTCGAAGTTTAAGTCAAGTCAGCCGAATATCAGAAGCATGAATCCACATTCATGACTTAAATGTTTCAAGAAAGTTGTATTATGTTTATTCCAGACTCTATTCTCTTCATTTGGTAGCATTTCTGTTCGCACACCACAGATTTCCACCGTAAGAGAAGTTAAACAATGATCTCTGGTTCGTCGACGATACTATTAACACCGCTCGCTTTGTTGCACTGCAAGTGTTGCTGACCCATGTCCACCAATGAACCCCCTCCCTGAGGACAAAGTGGGCTTCCATGTAGCAGGTGTCCAAAGGTGGCTGAGTAGATGGCCAGCACGGTGTCATTTTTGCACGCCAGCCTCAAGCGTTCATTCTCACACACCAGTCTCGTTCGGTGGTGCACTGAAATTACAGAAAGACACAGAGATTTCACGTAAAATCATTTGTACTATTACTTGTGTATTTGAAACaatcgcattgctttaagttTGCTTAACTCAATGCTAACAATGATGCAAAATGCCAAGCAATGGCATCAGTGTCAGGGTGTTATAAGTCTTTAACatatttaaacacaaatgatggAGCAACACATATAGTAAGACataacaatactcacaggcatatattctatATCCTCTGTGAAAAATTGTCGAATATTGCAGCAGCTTACTGGACAGCTGTGATTTTGTCCACGAACTTGTATATTTGTATCGGTATTATACcgcccccaggtggccaaggTGTGCACACAATGAGGAGCATCACATTATCAATTGAATTAATGCAGAAAATATTCCTAAGAGTATTTGAGTTTGCCAACTCGCCAGACAACGTTCCACTCATCCTCTCCATTTTCTACTTACCTGGTCTGCACTTGTAGTACACTAAAAGGTACTTGCTGGTGAATGGGCAGGGGTCATGCCCAAACACGGGGCCAAGCACAGGAATTTGACAGGACCGCTCATCCTGACACTCTGCCAGCACTTTCTAcatcaaaaaacacaacacaaaatacaatCATTTTCCCATAACAGCAAATGTGCCTCATTACCACAACATTCACCTTGATAGCGACCGGAGAAGAACACTCTACGTCCTCGGTTAGATTTGTCTTCTGGCTGGGACACAAATAGTGTTGAGGAACGCGGCGTCCAAAGAAGGCTGATAAGACGGCCACAGACGTCCTGGCGGGACACTCAATGGTGAGTGTGTCTCCTTCGCAAGCATGGGCCGTGTGGTTCTTCAGAACATTGTGGAGATAAACTATATACAGAATGTTGTATGACATAAGTACAGAATGTTAGTGCTCACTtcagtaaaaataatattcgGGTTTTACTTAGGTTTGTGTCAATTATGCAATTTATTGCATGAATCAGTTATTTactatgaaaaacaaaaacacaatttttaaaTCCCAGTCGCCAAATGGGTGGAGGTGTCTCGTTGGGTGGAGCACTGAGATTTATTGGAACACACATGTAAGTATGCGCAACAAGGTGTgcgtacatgtgtgtgtgtgtgtgtgtgtgtgtgtgtgtgtgtgtgtgtgtgtgtgtgtgtgtgtgtgtgtgtgtgtgtgtgtgtgtgtgtgtgtgtgtgtgtgtgtgcgtgcgtgtgcgtgtgtgcgtgtgcgtgtgtgtgtattttgggtTGTACCAGGCACAAGCTCACAATGAACTATTATTCGGCGTCCCAcagcatgcaaacacacacacgcacacacgcacacacacacaaacacacaatgcaaCTTCTTCCACAAATAGACATATCACACCAATGCTCACAATACAATCACATAAAGGTGAGTCATACCAAACAAAAGTAGGCTACAATTGTATTACTTTGGGAGAGCAAAGTCCACATTCGTCTCTCCTGTTTAAACTCTACTTCTTTGTAAGTTACTGATTAAACTTTCATCCACATTTTATGCTTGTGTGTTAAATTGGGGTgtgcgggtgtgtgtgtgaaaatatGACCAAGTGAAATGAGAATGATGATTTTATGTAAAATGaatgtatattatattaaCTAAGAATTTCTGACCCCATATGGTTGTTGTGTGGCCACTTGgttaatatatataatctacGGTGCATTGGAGTTTTCTGCaaaatggaatttaaaaaTAGCAATAACAAACTGTTATTGTTGAACAATAACAACATTTTATATCAAAGGATAAGAAAAAATAGGGCCAGTCATACAAATTCCCTCCCCAATAATTTTTGCAATgttataacaaaaaaaaaaggttaactCTGATTCTGCTTATCCCTGCATAAAttacatccattttctgctttCAACTTGTCAAACAATATACGGCCATAAGAGTACTTACAAGAGAAATCAGGGGCTGAATGGGCAGTGTTGATCCTCAAAGCCAAAAAACAGAGAAACCAGCCGAACCTCCTTAGCGCTGTCATTGTGCTCTCTTTTGTCGTAATCTCGTCTTGCATTTCTATTAATGGCCCTGCAGGGAGATCAGTGGGTCAATGACGCCATTGTTTTTTTCGTAAGGTCACTTTTAACTGAGAATTTAGCATTAGGAATGAAAACTTGCAGCACATACAGATACAACTCCTGATTGTGCTTTATGGATTAACAGAAGTGATGAGATACTATACTTCTATAATCACCTTAGATATGTTAAGATAATAAATTAAGATGAGATAAAGATAATGAATTACCTAAACAGCTCAATGCCTAATGCAGACACAATTTATTCCAAGCATTATCTATATTGTTCTTTAGGATGTGTTGGCAACTGGAGTTTTTCTCTGCTAACTTTGAGTGAGAGATACAGATATTCTGTTGTTGCTCTCgtacacttttgtttttcgttGTCATGGTGCTAATTCCGTTATTTGTCAGACAATTTAGTTTTATCTTGGGTGcagggtttatttttttcttcatggtaAAAATCCAGTTTCTCTTGTTGCCAACATAGAAGGTTCTGTTTGCCGAGATAAGGCATTTTTTTCAGGATGTTACTTCCAGTTGCTGTGTGTGCGCAGCAGAGATATGTGTGTGCCTCTGAACCAGAGAGGACCTTCCTATCATTTGGTctaagagagagaaaggggcGGGAGTGAAAGGTCATTTGGCGAGCTCCCGTATTTCCCGTTTCTCCACTGTTTCCAGGAAGACTGGAAATTCCGACTGGCTGAATATCCTTACAGCAATGCCAAAATCAGCACTTTTCGtttacaatttgttttgcttttcttcctcAAGCACGTTGTTGCCATCATAACCAAACACTTGACATGCTGTACATTTGAATGGAATCATTTGTCACACAGTCGCTAATAAACACTCCCTGCATGGCAGCAGAGTAGGCATCATATTGATGGCTTATCTTTTCATTCAATATTTGCGGCAGGCCCTCATTATTGGACAAGTGAATTCCATTCTCTGTTACGTAACTCATAACTCTGTTACGAAGGGTCAAATTCTACTCGTCTAGCTGTCCTAGAGCGGCATCATCCAGATAGCAGAAATCCTCCCTTCGAGTTCTGGCAGTGGATCATTCATTAATTTAAAGGATTTCTTACGAATTTCAATGTGATATATCCATATTTGTCACGCTCCCACAACATGATAAAAACTCCTCAAATCATTAGTGAGGCAGATAAGCATAACTTAGTTAGCACTGGGTATTATttagtg
This window contains:
- the si:ch73-335m24.2 gene encoding protein eva-1 homolog C isoform X1, whose translation is MQDEITTKESTMTALRRFGWFLCFLALRINTAHSAPDFSFYLHNVLKNHTAHACEGDTLTIECPARTSVAVLSAFFGRRVPQHYLCPSQKTNLTEDVECSSPVAIKKVLAECQDERSCQIPVLGPVFGHDPCPFTSKYLLVYYKCRPVHHRTRLVCENERLRLACKNDTVLAIYSATFGHLLHGSPLCPQGGGSLVDMECLSASALRRVSRRCHGRANCSVLVDTQTFGDPCFPDTRKHLRVSYTCVPRYLLENVGRGRTDPFMISDYTHGGWYTGPTYRPQNVLLTNFLEMVEKMLGVPERVALYFVSGICAGLVFLLCLFGVRSTLVKDVKELVSDLHDELKASSREHKDLTEDLYDNDELSLSDASSFRRLTQSYRMRDMLAPATLTLEMMAQGAEHTTELPNGDIWPHPNTNPYAIHQITNYN
- the si:ch73-335m24.2 gene encoding protein eva-1 homolog C isoform X2, which codes for MQDEITTKESTMTALRRFGWFLCFLALRINTAHSAPDFSFYLHNVLKNHTAHACEGDTLTIECPARTSVAVLSAFFGRRVPQHYLCPSQKTNLTEDVECSSPVAIKKVLAECQDERSCQIPVLGPVFGHDPCPFTSKYLLVYYKCRPVHHRTRLVCENERLRLACKNDTVLAIYSATFGHLLHGSPLCPQGGGSLVDMECLSASALRRVSRRCHGRANCSVLVDTQTFGDPCFPDTRKHLRVSYTCVPRYLLENVGRGRTDPFMISDYTHGVPERVALYFVSGICAGLVFLLCLFGVRSTLVKDVKELVSDLHDELKASSREHKDLTEDLYDNDELSLSDASSFRRLTQSYRMRDMLAPATLTLEMMAQGAEHTTELPNGDIWPHPNTNPYAIHQITNYN